CGCCTGCTGTAGGCTTCGTGTTATAGGTCCTCCAATCCTCTCTCTAGATTTTACAGTGAATCTGTCTGCCTTTTTCTTACTTGCCACAGCAGACTTACTGGGCAAGACAGCTTTATTATTCCTTTGTATTCTGACGTGCAGTTTCCGGGATGCTTTGCTTGAGATTCCAGAGGAACTGTTCTTAGCGACCACCTTAGTTTTTTTCCCATCAACATGGGACATTTTGGACACTCTTATAGGACTAGAGTTCCTCAATGACGAAGATGAATTTGGCTTTTTAGATCGAATGGGAGGTAcatatttaacattttgttttgatttgaagGATGCAGAGGGAAGCTGGGTTTGTGCAGGTCCTGAGGTTCGTGCTCTCGTCTTGCCCAAGTGAGGCTGcatgctttgcattttgatttctgCATCTGCTGTTCGCCTACGCTGGTTGTTGCCTTTTTCACTGCTTGCAGGTGAAGCGGAACTTGcacttttttttgaaaaattctttttagaGGAGGGAGAGATGGGTTTTTTGGGACAGCTGTAGGACGCATGTTTATTCAAACTCCCAATATAGGTAAATTCTCTATTACAGTAGGGGCAGATGTGAGAGTCTGACTcggatggattatttttcaattctgccttctgctgggcagatttctttttctgcaagataGCTTTCTGGACAagctggtttttctttttcaatgcacttatttttagtttattcGAAGACATTTTGCTGATCTCAACATTGAAATTAAGTCTTTTAGGCTGACCCATTCGTCTGAAGGCATTCTTTCCAGGGCCAGCTATAACAACCATGCCATTCTTAGGCTGCACTGTCTGCTTCAGCggtactggatttttttttggtgtgtatCTCTTTTTATCACTGGCAGATGCACAGGCCAATATGTGTTTGTGTAACTCAGGCATGTTGTCAACACTTTTCCCACATTTTGTGCATCGAATGGCAGTAGTAAAAGTCTGTGGAATATTATGGGTAGTGAAGTTTGTTGCAGTAACTCCAATACCCATAGGATTACGATGGTGATACTGAAATGGAGGTGGTTTAAAGCTTGGATAGTGTTGATTGAGGCCCATACGAACATCCGGATCTTTAGATTTTACTCCAGAAGCCATTATTTTTATAGTAGTATAAAGCTCTTCGGAGGAATCATTTAGATCgtcatcttcctcctctttaGAAGGTTCCAAATAATCTTCTGGCAGGCTCTGCATGTGCTCCATGTTCGCTTTACTGGGGTCAGTAAAATTCTGGGGTCTCAAAGTCCCACTTTCAAACTCATGATGTGTGCACTCTTTGTCTGGATGGAGATCCCGCTGATGCTGTTGCAAATTgcacaaaaaagcaaattccTTTTTACAGACCGAGCAGACAAAGATATTTCCTACTCCATGAAGCAGAAAGCGATGTTCCGACAAGTCTGTTTTGTCCCTAAAAAGCTGTACACAGAATTCACATTTGAAGGGCCACTCTTCAGCATGAATGGATAAATGCTTCGTTAGGTCtttaatagaaagaaaaggtgaTTCACAGACATTGCACACAAAGCTTTTATTGAATGTTTCCTGCACTACTCCCGATTCACTTGAAGTATGAGGatcttctcttgctttctgttcGTTTTCAGCTTCTTCCTGTTTTATGATTGGGAGAGTATTTTCAAGATTATCAGCAGaggaaacaacagaagaaactacagaaagaggtggtggagatggagatgatgaagatgaagaggaggagaaagaggaggaagatgaggaggaagacGAGGAAGAGAGTGTAGGAGGACCAGgtgaagcagcagaaataagaGGTTCAACAGAAGGAACAGGAGATGGAGAAGGAGAAACCGTAGGTGAAAGAACTGGTAGCGGGGACTGGGTAGTAGTGTTAGAAAGTGGCGACGGGCAGGAAGAAGTGTTAGTGGCGCTGGCAGAGACGTCTGGAATTGATAAGGGCATggtgggaagaaggggaggaggcGACGTAGCGACCGTTAACACaggcgggcagggcggcggggaaGGAGGATTGGTCGGCGTTAACAAAGGAGGCAGCTGGCACATGGAAGGTACGGCGGAGGTCTGTGGCACAGGGGAAACCGAGGAGCTGAGGGGCTGAGTGTCAACAGAAGACGATGCAGACAGACTGGGATCCGTGTCAGGTTCTGCCTGAGGCTCCAGGGATTTGCCGGGGCTTGCGCTCCTGTTTACACCGAGCGGGCTGTCTGTGGCTGCGTCTGTTCCATTATACTCATTCAGCAGAACCTTCTGTAACATGCAAGTGgttggtttcttctttttaacacCACTACAGGTTGGCTGTATGGAATTTTCTTTATATTCCCTAATTTCAGCATCGCTGCAAGGCTTCTTATGCACACTTAAATCTAAAACAGATTCCCAGGGAACCTGATTCTTATTTTTGACATCAGACCTTTGTTTCACACCGCTAGATAAATCCAGTGGCTGCTGGTTGCACACATTGCCAAAAGTTGGAGCTGCTGTCCAGTCTTTTGATATTTTATAGTCTTCAAAGCAAAGAGGGCTCAAagtctctttttcctcccttccagtCAAGCTCCAAGCAGGTGAGTTGCTGTGGCTTTCTAACTTTGGCATTTTTGAACTCCGAATATTATCATTCCACACAGTTTTTCCCTCACCTGATTTGACAAAGTCTCGAAGTACTGGACTGTGCTGTGGAGAACTGGGAGGAGAGCTGGTCCTTCTTTTAAATCTACTGGATACTGGAGGCAAAATAGGTGACGATGTAACAGAAGGTCCTAGTTTAGGGATTTCACTTGACGGAGCTATCTTCTTACTGTCCTGCGTCTGAAGAAGCTGCTTTAATTTTGATGACAAATAAACacctttttctttatgaaaaggTAAGCTTTCTGTTGAAATGCTAAGAGGAAGATTTAAAGAACTAGTAGGAGTTATAGGTTCTGGGtctatttcagtttttatttttggtacaagaggagggctggcagtTCTCCTCTTTTTGGATTCATTGCTCCCACTGCTAGAGGCTTCCTTAGGAGGTTCATTCACGTGCGTTTGTGTAACCTTTAAATTTGGGGAAATTTCCACCGTGACTGGACTGATTATACAATTCAGTCCATATAAGTCTGCAGAGTTGGACTCCATCTGAATCACATCACAATTGCTAGTGCTGCTGTTGGACTGAATTTTACCATCaatgtaataatttaaattttcagagatATTGCTGGAAATGTCCATAATGTAGACATCATCTACTTCACCTTCCTCTTCTATTTCTGTACTTGCTATATATACACTCTGGACTGGTGGGGCCTGCTCCGTCTGAAGCGGTGGCTCTTCAGTAAAGAATCCTTTTCTTCTGACACCTTTGGGAATAAGATGACGCTCATGAACCCTACGCTGATGCCTCCGCATGTTGGTGTGAGTTCCAAAAACCTTTTTGCAGTATTTGCATGGATGCAATTCTTTGGGCTCCTTGTTTTCCTCAGCAAAAGCAGAGTTTGACATTTCTTCGGAAACTTTCTCAGAATCCAAGACAACAGAGTCTTGCACGAGACTGGAAACGTTCAGGTCATCTTTAAGACCATCATCCACAATTACTTGGTTATCAGCAACGTTATCCAAGTGTTGTGATGATGGTAGCGTTAAGAACGGTTTCCTTTTTGGCCCTGCCTCATGGCGTCGCTCATGTCTTCGCCTGTTAATTTGAGTACCAAAGGCTTTCCCACAATATCGACACTTGAAAGCATGGTTAACAGTAGATATGTGGATGTGCATGTGGCGTTCGAGTCCTTGCTTTGTTGTAAACTTCCTCTCACAATGCTGACAGGGAAACATGAACGTTTCCTGAACATCACCATTCGATTCACCTCTCGCTTTTGGAATTTTCACAACAAGTTTTTTCTTTGGAGAGCTTTCTGGAGAGTCTTCTGACGTGCTCTTTTGCTCTTCCATAGAGTCTAACTTTTCTTCACATATCAAAggcatttcagcattttctttaggCATATTGGTATCTTCTAtctcctcttcatcttcctcttcttcatcatcctcctcttcGTCATCATCCAAATCATCTGATGCACAGTTTATTGCTTCTCCTTGTTTGTCTTCAGTTACCATTTGTGGTTCACTGGTAGGACTGGGGATCATCAGCTTTGGACGTACATCTTGATTCACCATTTCCTGAATCACAGCTGTTTGTTCCAGGGACAGTACGGCAGAAACAGAAGGCGTTTCATCTTCCTCTTTGTGACCTGATACACAaagtatgaaaagaaaaccatgagACATTTTTACCAAACACTTCAAAGTACGCTACACCTTTCTTCTACTTTTTCCTCTAACACAGCATATCCAACATTTATGACCCAACACAATATCACTACTTCTCGCTGTTGTGGTTCAGTAAAGTAAAACTTCACGAGAGTAAAACTGTATTCAGAAATTTCCTTTCTGGAACTTCAGCAAAATGTTGGCAACTGCCTATACTTAACAGAGAATCTTTGGATTAAACATGGTGGCCAAGAAACCCAAAACAGCCTGAAGAGTACCAGAACATTTCAAGAAACCTCCAAAAAACTTTTGCTGacttttcttacagaaaagaagTGTCAGGAAAGTTCTGCAATACATAAAAGTATATAGGAAGCCTGTCAAGCCAATTTTGGATTTTGACCATTTTCCCCAAATTATTAACAATAAAACAATCTGGATTTGTACTGTAATGCATAGCAAGGCGTACCTTGTATCTGGCATAGTACTTCCTATTCCTTGTATGAGATTTTCGATTAGCCATTGCCTGAATGGCTACTTTCTACACTTCTGAATCAGAGCCTGCATGCATCTCATTTATTGCTGCAGACAGATTCTTTATTCACACCTCTGCATGCTAGTCTTACCTATCTGCTGTCAGATATATCCgttgctgaagaaaataactttgCTGCCAATGCACACAATGTTGCATAAGTGGTTACATGTACAGAGCAAGAAGTTATTCTCCATTCCCTAGCTGGGGCGTAACACACCTGGAACAGTGGTGCACATGGTGTGCAAGCAGAAGGGACAAAAGAGTGAAGGAATGGAAGAGTTATGAGTCAAAAGAAGTTCAAGAAGCTGGAAAGAAATCAGTACCTATACAGGGCTTTAAACATTATCGGTTACACAGCAGCGGCCAGttgcaaaacagacaaaaaactatgtatttaaaatatctttcaggCATTTTTACATACATACTATGTGAAAAAAGCCAAGCCAATTTATAAACAACCTCTGTGGATAATCTTTAGGACAAACAGCATGCTTAGTGAGTCAGTGcattaatactgtatttttttccccttgacaCTGACTTCTGTTAAACAGCAATAAATAATGACTGTATAACTAAGCTCCAAAGACATTATTTTAGAACAAGGacttttctctgctcttttgttCTAAGGAGTTTGGATTTCTGTCTAAATTTTACAGTacttcagtttttcctgttgTCAGTTGCATGTTTAATGACGTACTTCTGATATCCAAGTTCCTTACTAACAAAAAAGTTTGGGCAAACAACATAAACATGTTCACTTTGCTACACTAACATACGATGCTAACATACTAAACACGACAAAAAGTGCCCTTTTGAAtcaaagaaatggaaggaaaaaccTGAGATACTTGAGAACTCACCCTCTTTAGAATCCCTCATATCTGCAGAAGTAGGATCCAAATcagcctttttctgttttgtatccGCTGCCTTCCTTCCCTTGTTTTTACCTTCCtgagtctttttctttcctggggagaaaaacccaacatttaTTATTCCTGTTCaaccat
This portion of the Pelecanus crispus isolate bPelCri1 chromosome 15, bPelCri1.pri, whole genome shotgun sequence genome encodes:
- the PRDM2 gene encoding PR domain zinc finger protein 2 isoform X1 codes for the protein MRDSKEGHKEEDETPSVSAVLSLEQTAVIQEMVNQDVRPKLMIPSPTSEPQMVTEDKQGEAINCASDDLDDDEEEDDEEEEDEEEIEDTNMPKENAEMPLICEEKLDSMEEQKSTSEDSPESSPKKKLVVKIPKARGESNGDVQETFMFPCQHCERKFTTKQGLERHMHIHISTVNHAFKCRYCGKAFGTQINRRRHERRHEAGPKRKPFLTLPSSQHLDNVADNQVIVDDGLKDDLNVSSLVQDSVVLDSEKVSEEMSNSAFAEENKEPKELHPCKYCKKVFGTHTNMRRHQRRVHERHLIPKGVRRKGFFTEEPPLQTEQAPPVQSVYIASTEIEEEGEVDDVYIMDISSNISENLNYYIDGKIQSNSSTSNCDVIQMESNSADLYGLNCIISPVTVEISPNLKVTQTHVNEPPKEASSSGSNESKKRRTASPPLVPKIKTEIDPEPITPTSSLNLPLSISTESLPFHKEKGVYLSSKLKQLLQTQDSKKIAPSSEIPKLGPSVTSSPILPPVSSRFKRRTSSPPSSPQHSPVLRDFVKSGEGKTVWNDNIRSSKMPKLESHSNSPAWSLTGREEKETLSPLCFEDYKISKDWTAAPTFGNVCNQQPLDLSSGVKQRSDVKNKNQVPWESVLDLSVHKKPCSDAEIREYKENSIQPTCSGVKKKKPTTCMLQKVLLNEYNGTDAATDSPLGVNRSASPGKSLEPQAEPDTDPSLSASSSVDTQPLSSSVSPVPQTSAVPSMCQLPPLLTPTNPPSPPPCPPVLTVATSPPPLLPTMPLSIPDVSASATNTSSCPSPLSNTTTQSPLPVLSPTVSPSPSPVPSVEPLISAASPGPPTLSSSSSSSSSSSFSSSSSSSSPSPPPLSVVSSVVSSADNLENTLPIIKQEEAENEQKAREDPHTSSESGVVQETFNKSFVCNVCESPFLSIKDLTKHLSIHAEEWPFKCEFCVQLFRDKTDLSEHRFLLHGVGNIFVCSVCKKEFAFLCNLQQHQRDLHPDKECTHHEFESGTLRPQNFTDPSKANMEHMQSLPEDYLEPSKEEEDDDLNDSSEELYTTIKIMASGVKSKDPDVRMGLNQHYPSFKPPPFQYHHRNPMGIGVTATNFTTHNIPQTFTTAIRCTKCGKSVDNMPELHKHILACASASDKKRYTPKKNPVPLKQTVQPKNGMVVIAGPGKNAFRRMGQPKRLNFNVEISKMSSNKLKISALKKKNQLVQKAILQKKKSAQQKAELKNNPSESDSHICPYCNREFTYIGSLNKHASYSCPKKPISPSSKKNFSKKSASSASPASSEKGNNQRRRTADAEIKMQSMQPHLGKTRARTSGPAQTQLPSASFKSKQNVKYVPPIRSKKPNSSSSLRNSSPIRVSKMSHVDGKKTKVVAKNSSSGISSKASRKLHVRIQRNNKAVLPSKSAVASKKKADRFTVKSRERIGGPITRSLQQAANAEAAENKRDESSTKQELKDFSYRLRMASRCPSSSSHNTSTRQCKKSNCSASHFFKE
- the PRDM2 gene encoding PR domain zinc finger protein 2 isoform X2 — protein: MRDSKEGHKEEDETPSVSAVLSLEQTAVIQEMVNQDVRPKLMIPSPTSEPQMVTEDKQGEAINCASDDLDDDEEEDDEEEEDEEEIEDTNMPKENAEMPLICEEKLDSMEEQKSTSEDSPESSPKKKLVVKIPKARGESNGDVQETFMFPCQHCERKFTTKQGLERHMHIHISTVNHAFKCRYCGKAFGTQINRRRHERRHEAGPKRKPFLTLPSSQHLDNVADNQVIVDDGLKDDLNVSSLVQDSVVLDSEKVSEEMSNSAFAEENKEPKELHPCKYCKKVFGTHTNMRRHQRRVHERHLIPKGVRRKGFFTEEPPLQTEQAPPVQSVYIASTEIEEEGEVDDVYIMDISSNISENLNYYIDGKIQSNSSTSNCDVIQMESNSADLYGLNCIISPVTVEISPNLKVTQTHVNEPPKEASSSGSNESKKRRTASPPLVPKIKTEIDPEPITPTSSLNLPLSISTESLPFHKEKGVYLSSKLKQLLQTQDSKKIAPSSEIPKLGPSVTSSPILPPVSSRFKRRTSSPPSSPQHSPVLRDFVKSGEGKTVWNDNIRSSKMPKLESHSNSPAWSLTGREEKETLSPLCFEDYKISKDWTAAPTFGNVCNQQPLDLSSGVKQRSDVKNKNQVPWESVLDLSVHKKPCSDAEIREYKENSIQPTCSGVKKKKPTTCMLQKVLLNEYNGTDAATDSPLGVNRSASPGKSLEPQAEPDTDPSLSASSSVDTQPLSSSVSPVPQTSAVPSMCQLPPLLTPTNPPSPPPCPPVLTVATSPPPLLPTMPLSIPDVSASATNTSSCPSPLSNTTTQSPLPVLSPTVSPSPSPVPSVEPLISAASPGPPTLSSSSSSSSSSSFSSSSSSSSPSPPPLSVVSSVVSSADNLENTLPIIKQEEAENEQKAREDPHTSSESGVVQETFNKSFVCNVCESPFLSIKDLTKHLSIHAEEWPFKCEFCVQLFRDKTDLSEHRFLLHGVGNIFVCSVCKKEFAFLCNLQQHQRDLHPDKECTHHEFESGTLRPQNFTDPSKANMEHMQSLPEDYLEPSKEEEDDDLNDSSEELYTTIKIMASGVKSKDPDVRMGLNQHYPSFKPPPFQYHHRNPMGIGVTATNFTTHNIPQTFTTAIRCTKCGKSVDNMPELHKHILACASASDKKRYTPKKNPVPLKQTVQPKNGMVVIAGPGKNAFRRMGQPKRLNFNVEISKMSSNKLKISALKKKNQLVQKAILQKKKSAQQKAELKNNPSESDSHICPYCNREFTYIGSLNKHASYSCPKKPISPSSKKNFSKKSASSASPASSEKGNNQRRRTADAEIKMQSMQPHLGKTRARTSGPAQTQLPSASFKSKQNVKYVPPIRSKKPNSSSSLRNSSPIRVSKMSHVDGKKTKVVAKNSSSGISSKASRKLHVRIQRNNKAVLPSKSAVASKKKADRFTVKSRERIGGPITRSLQQAANAEAAENKRDESSTKQELKDFRNLL